CGGTCGtcacattattttttccaaAAATTATTTCCTCAGAAACTAGACCTCCcattaatatatcaatTTCACTTTGTACatctttaattttttgaCTATATTTATCACTAATAGGTATTTTCCATGTAACACCTAGAGACATTCCCCTTGGCATTATGGTAGCTTTATGAACTGGATCAGATCCTTTGGTATAAAAATTGACAAGTGTATGTCCTCCTTCATGATATGCAGTAATGTTTTTctcttcttcatttaatGGTGATTTTCTTTGTAAACCAACTACAACTCTATCAAAAGCTTGTTCAATCGAATTCATATCTACTGATTTTTTCCCTTCGACTGAACATTTAATAGCAGcaatatttaatatattatttaaatcgGCACCTGTCATTCCTACAGTTCTCCTTGATAAAACATGTAAATCAACATCTTTTGATAATACAATTTTATTActatacatttttaaaatttcaTATCTCCCTTTAATATCAGGCAAAGGTACTACAATAGTTTTATCCAATCTACCTGGTCTAACTAAAGCTTTATCTAAACTTTGTGGAAAGTTAGTTGCACATATTACAACAATACCTTCATTTTGTTCGAAACCGTCTAATTCGACTAATAATTGATTAAGTGTCATACGTACAGCACTATTATCTCTACTACTTCTTTTTGATCCTACGGCATCGATTTCATCAATAAAAACAATACATGGTGCATGTTTCTTTGCTGCTTGAAAAAGTTCTCTTATTCTCCTTGCACCTACACCAACAAACATTTCTTCAAATTCTGAACCTGAGGCTTGTAAAAATGGAACATTAGCTTCTCCTGCAATAGCCCTAGCAATTAATGTTTTTCCGGTACCTGGTTCTCctgataataaaataccTTTTGGTAATTTGGCACCAATTTTGGTAAATTTATctgaattttttaaataatcaATAATTTCTTCTAGCTCCTGTTTCACTTCATCACATCCTTTCACATCTGCAAATGTTACTTTTACATTTTCTACTggaataatttttttatttgacACTCCTATACCTTTTTGAACATTTTGTGATACTCCTTCCATGTATACACTTCCCGCAGCTACTAATATTAAAAATCCAATGGTAGACTTAAGTAAATTCCATAAgccttttttattactgTCTATCACAGAAACTTTTAATGGTTTCTTTGGATCAATATGTAAACTATACATTTCAGGATGTtgatttctttttttatccATATATTCTACTTTGTGTGTTGAATGATTTGAGgacatattattataattattttcactatttacattatttccttcatatatattatttgagCGTTCATTTGAATGCATTTCATTTGTAGTAGTATCATGCATAgatttattatacatattatgatcgctatcatatttaatattatcgAGATTggtatattttaatttatttgtatatactaaagcttttatatattcttttgtTATACtttcatcttttatataattagCATTTTCATAATGCTTTATGACTTCATTTGGATTATGCACATTTGCTTCTTTATAAAAttgtaatattaaaaagttATCATTAGGTTTATTCCTTACTTCTCTTTTTAATCTATCTAatctttcattttttaatac
This is a stretch of genomic DNA from Plasmodium reichenowi strain SY57 chromosome 14, whole genome shotgun sequence. It encodes these proteins:
- a CDS encoding ATP-dependent zinc metalloprotease FTSH, putative is translated as MLLLRNIVILDLKRSNKLLNIYNLPKIACILNTRKGFSVLKNERLDRLKREVRNKPNDNFLILQFYKEANVHNPNEVIKHYENANYIKDESITKEYIKALVYTNKLKYTNLDNIKYDSDHNMYNKSMHDTTTNEMHSNERSNNIYEGNNVNSENNYNNMSSNHSTHKVEYMDKKRNQHPEMYSLHIDPKKPLKVSVIDSNKKGLWNLLKSTIGFLILVAAGSVYMEGVSQNVQKGIGVSNKKIIPVENVKVTFADVKGCDEVKQELEEIIDYLKNSDKFTKIGAKLPKGILLSGEPGTGKTLIARAIAGEANVPFLQASGSEFEEMFVGVGARRIRELFQAAKKHAPCIVFIDEIDAVGSKRSSRDNSAVRMTLNQLLVELDGFEQNEGIVVICATNFPQSLDKALVRPGRLDKTIVVPLPDIKGRYEILKMYSNKIVLSKDVDLHVLSRRTVGMTGADLNNILNIAAIKCSVEGKKSVDMNSIEQAFDRVVVGLQRKSPLNEEEKNITAYHEGGHTLVNFYTKGSDPVHKATIMPRGMSLGVTWKIPISDKYSQKIKDVQSEIDILMGGLVSEEIIFGKNNVTTGCSSDLQKATHIAQSLVMNYGVGINEDNISMFLHDKQNISEEMKIKIDKSIQRILLDSYNRAKNVLNQHIDELHRIASALVEYETLTSDEIKLAMQGKCDQIRKNREIKQKEYNLKDNRIS